From Sander vitreus isolate 19-12246 chromosome 5, sanVit1, whole genome shotgun sequence:
GCTTTGTGCTAACACTAGCTTAGCCGGTGGAACAACCGACCATTATGACCTTATCGATGTTAAATAATATCCCACCCTTATCCAACGCGTATGTCCTTCATTATACGTAGAAAAAAGGCAAGtcaaaaacattgcattttatcCGAATTTGTATCCAGCATTAGCAGCAACAGAAATAACCGCCAGTTGATGGTAGTAGCATTACTCTTCCTCAATCTGATCATAGAATGACTGATGAGCGTTAACGTGACCTGATTGGTTGAGACGTATGGCCGTTTGGTCCCGCCTTTTAAAGTCCCACTACCCAACATCCCTTCTCAACCACTTCTTTTTATGCTATAAACTACTTCAAAAACCCTTGCCAGTAAACTTTAACTATcgtattttagacattttaacttCACATTAAATATCAGCATAtaacaaaacaggaaacattaaCAATTGTCTTTCTTCTGTGGTTTAATGTCTGTATATATAAACATGATATTTACAAATCATACAATGAACATCAGTTAATTATGGAATAAAACACATTACCGTCTCACGAATGATtaacagaaaaaacacacagtcaTCATCCAACACAGACATTGCTAAAAAATACCCTTCAGTAGAAGTTAGTGCCTCCTGGGAGTAGTAGCAGCCGGAGATCATGCGAAACCAACAGAATAAATGGATTACTTTGTATTCAAATATTATGTGATCAGGCCTTGTGTCGTTAATGTTACTGCAACATCAATGACTGGGACCAAATGCCAAGTTTTCTTATCCAAGTCCTGTGGTCGTGGATAAGAAAGCCCTATTGCTGAGATTATCAACAGTCAGTTTTATCTGTGTTCACTCAGCCACCGATTAGGCACACAGCTGGGGCGCTCTGCAAGAAAACTGATGCAATATTTTCCATGCCTCACACTCTAAACACTGTATGGACCTCCGAGCACTGAGCATCTCTCAAAAGACAATCACAAAAAGCAACTTCCAGCTAGGCATTCTTAGTCCATGTATGAGGTGTCCATGCCCTCGGTGTCGGGGTGAAGCAGTCGTCCCGCCAAGCGCTCAATGTCATCGAGACTAAGTTGTCGAAGGGAGCGTTCATAGTCcttgaagaaaaacaaagtaagaaaaaacatttagaaaGAGCAAGCTCAAatagtacatacatacaatatacataatCGAGTGTTTTTACACGTTTTagttacagaccaaccagacggctgaccgtcggcagaaaaggcagtgtgactgatcagtctccccgagttggtcaagaaactgcctcggaacacaccgaagcgacgagacgtaatacgtctccataacagtaggcggcgctaatctgtattgtcgcccaaaaaatgaaaactggcagctgattggacgaacgcgtcacgtgggtctggccgctgcttccggattttggatttttcaaccggccattactggcgactcattcagaatacgatctcatattgtactaaaatagttcaccgaaacgtgtttctgaaaacattttaagagagaaataggccgtgcagttgctgaatctgtcttcatttcagatcgacaaaggtcagtttaaaagattttcgtcagattttgagaggcttagtcacgctcatcccgcttgccatttccaggtgagtcccgactgccctgtctccgactgagcatgtcaggtcggccaaaatgaaggccgacagctcctccaacggacgacggcacggaacacaccgaacagactcgagtcactgacctcgccagacggtccaacggccgattatcggcctggTGTGTAGCTgcttttaggcaccgaccgactAAAGTATCGAAAAaggcctcgtcattcaatacccaatttcaatacctaaggaggaAATCTCAttagtgtcagtgagccaataagcatgcagcatgcttctaccaagatctaataaggtttgtgattggctgtctaatgttacacgtcATAGaggcacgcaggaaaaactctacgttacagagacggggctcacgtagtaggagattataaaaaaagattagtgccataatttctttttgttttataaaattggtatagaAAAAAAGCATCGTTTAAGAACCGGcgtcgaagtcacggtattggtatcggtacccaACATTTCTGAATGATACCCGGCCCTACCCATGTCTAGTTGATAACGAGTTGTGAGGTTCCAACttattagggctgaacgattaattgttTTCAAATCAAAAATCACGATTTTAAAGAATGCAATTAGCTGATCGTGAATACCGAGATTAATCcaatgtgcaatatttagttgaatgtttgttgtaacatttggtttaacgTTTTTCTAAatcctctttttttatatttacggTTTGttttcataagataaatgctgggctaatgttacatatcacagattgtttaacagaaatgtcctattttcagtggatttcTCTTCATTTAACATGATCATAGAAGGTGTAATATGTAGATCCTGCTGTTCAACTGAGGCAGATCACAAgtttcagtttacaggaaagtactgatatttTTGATTGGAATTTTTTCCAATTCTAATAACTTtggcttttgtgataaatgttctccgtttgactgttcaatgttccaCGCTTTTTAAAAGAATAACACTTATTAATGACGATTCATACTTATTTTCTAGTGcttgcataagaatatagagaagttttgatggtgtctcatgttataatgctccatgacatgttttatctgttacacagtcAATATTGAACTTAAGCTAAACTAGAAATCGAATTGTAATCACACTATCTGGCAGGGAAAATCGCAGTTACATTTTTTCCCTAAATCCCTCAGTCCTACAATATATCCATATAACTTCCACATACAGGGCCTTCAAATAAACACCATTCACAATGTGTTTAGGAGACATTAATAAACAAAAGAACATTTGAAACGTCAAAATTGCAATGCTCATAAGAACAAACAGTGCAGTTTTATCTGGCTTTCATTATGGAGACCTTGCTGTGGCTTTTACATTGTTTTAGTTTGGgtgaaatacatttctgtgatagaTGAGCACACAATGGATTGTGGGATACAGGATAATCAGGTTGTGTCTTCCATATTTGGGCAAAAGAAGGCTGCATTTCTTGGCTATACTTGGAGCGGACTTGACCTGTTAAGATGTATTTACACATTGGAGGATCAAGTCCATACATATAAAAGCAGCATGTATACTAGCAGAATGAGAGGCAAAAGATTAGATgtcagtttgaaaaaaatatctacagtgggtacggaaagtatttaaatttaataacttaacacaaaatgtttcactctgtttcattgcagccatttgctaaaatcaaaaaagttcattttatttctcattaatgtacactcagcaccccatcttgacaggaaaaaaaaacagaaatgtagaaatttttgcaaatttattaaaaacgaaaaactgaaatatcacatggtatccagaccctttgctcagtattgagtagaagcacccttttgagctagtacagccatgagtcttcttgggaatgctgcaacaagtttttcacacctggatttggggatcctctgccattcttccttgcagatcccctccagttccgtcaggttggatggtgaacgCTGGTGGACAaccattttcaggtctctccagagatgctcaattgggtttaggtcagggctctggctgggccagtcaagaatggtcacagagttgttccgaagccactcctttgttattttagctgtgtgtttgaaccttcggcccagtctgaggtTCTGAGcaggatatctctgtacttggccgcattcatctttccttcagttgcaaccagtcgtcctgtccctgcagctgaaaaacacccccatagcatgatgctgccaccaccatgtttcactgttgggattgtattgggcaggtgatgagcagtgcctagttttctccacacataccgcttagaattaatgccaaaaagttcaatcttggtcagagaatcttatttctcatagtctgggagtccttcatgtgttttttggcaaactctatgcgGGCTTTCATAGgtcttgcactgaggagaggcttccgtcgggccactctgccataaagccccgactggtggagggctgcagtgatagttgactttgtggaactttctcccatctccctactgcatctctggagcacagccacagtgatctttgggttcttctttacctctctcaccaaggctcttctcccacaattgctcagtttggctggacggccaggtctaggaagagttctggtcgtcccaaacttcttccatttaaggattatggaggccactgtgctcttaggaaccttgcgtgctgcagaaattcttttgtaaccttggccagatctgtgccttgccacaattatgtctctgagctccttgggcagttccttcgacctcatgattctcatttgctctgacatgcactgtaagctgtaaggtcttatatagacaggtgtgtgcctttcctaatcaagtccaatcagtttaattaaacacagcaggactccaatgaaggagtagaaccatctcaaggaggatcagaagaaatggacagcatgtgagttaaatacgagtgtcacagcaaagggtctgaatacttatgactatgtgatatttcagtttttcttttttaataaatttgcaaaaatgtctacatttgtttttttctgtcaagatggggtgctgagtgtacattaatgagaaataaaatgaacttttttgattttagcaaatggctgcaatgaaacaaagagtgaaacattttgtgttaagttattaaatttaaatactttccgtacccactgtagatatttttttcaaactgacATCTAATCTTTTGCCTCTCATTCTGCTAGTATACATGCTGCTTTTATATGTATGGACTTGATCCTCCAATGTGTAAATACATCTTAACAGGTCAAGTCCGCTCCAAATATAGCCAAGAAATGCAGCCTTCTTTTGCCCAAATATGGAAGACACAACCTGATTATCCTGTATACAACAATCCATTGTGAAAACTTTaaaaaggggtctgaatactttccgtacccactgtacaTTGTCAGCATGCCAGATCACACGTCTTTTGCCCGCATCCCAGTGTGTTCATTAAAACATAAACAGTTTGGCCAAGGACCTTTAAATCTGCATTTGATGGTGCCCGTTTCAATGTTTTGTGTCTTCAGCCTTCACTGGAAGCAACaaatcaaaacattacacatttaGAAACTGTAAATATCCACATCAAAATGAATTAGCAAAATGTTATTGCTTTGATCTTAGGACTggaactaacgattattttcattgtcgattaatctgttgattattcgCTTGATTAGTCGATTAGTTGTTATATaaagtgtcagaaaatggtgaaaaatgtggatcagtgtttcccaaagcccaataggacgtcctcagatgtcttgttttgtccacaactcaaagatattcagtttactgtcacagaggagagaagatactagaacatattcacatttaacaagctggagaagttttacttttttcccctcaaaaaatgactcaaaccaaattatcaaaatagttgacaaTTTTTGCAGCTCTAGAGCTTCGGTTATAATGCATTGAAATATAATTATTAAATACCTTAATAAGCTGTTCATGGACTTTTGCAGCATCTGATGGACTAAAGTGTCGAGCAAGAATAGTGGACACCGTCTGCCACACTCTTCCGtgcgtgctgctgctgctgctgctgctgctgccggcaGCCATCCCTGACGCTCCAGTCCTCTCCCCCACTGGACGGATAACCAGATTCAATTTAGCCTCTGGCCCAATGGAGTAATCACTCAGTCTGTGCTCATCTGAGGAAAGCAATATAGTATGCAATCTTAAGAAATGTAATCATTTGATTCATGTACGATGTAGATTGGTGAATTGAGCAATTACTGCTCTGCACAAAAGGTTATAATACACTTGACAGTTGGCAAATCTACCTGCAAGCGCTTTCCCTTTATAGAGCAACCGCTGCTGGTTCGCTGGTATGTTGAGACGTTCTGACACAAGTTCCTTCACTGAGGAGACCTTTTCGTCTTCAGTCACCTGGAAGAacaacatgatgatgatgatgatgtattaGTCACACTCAAATACATTTGGCAAGCGTTGTCTCCTTGTGTTTAGCTGAAGAGTAGTCAAATTGCAAGAGAGTGTAGCCAATCTGAATTCTTACTTTGCATCAACTTTACATAAAACCAACGATTGAGGAATTGACACGCACAAGTGAGAAATATACCTCTACCTTAGTAAATGTCTTCTTAAGCACGTTATTCCTTTAGAATATAAATATGAGCACTGCAAATAGCCGATAACAGGCATGTTAGAGTGTGGGCAGGTACATTTGATCAGAATCATGAGTTTGGACAATTAATGTGCAAATAATCGAATTTGATCGCGATTTCGGCTCCTAACGaatcacaaaaacaacttaaattggaggaaaaaaaattacgttttgcaaataaactcttaTGTTGTCTTGTGATCTGAATGGGGAAAAAAGTTCAAACAAGAAAAGTATTatgggaaatttcacagttttaactgtttcactgttttttaagttcaatgaatgcaacatctttccaaaagttgTTTTGCGATTATGATTTTTcaccataatcgagcagccctataAGCAGAAGCATTGCATAGTCTCGATCACTGACGTACTTTAAAAGAATAGGATGTAGATTCACTAAtggtgcgtttacttgaaactggtaaGCCTCGttgtgcattcaaagttattgttaaataccCATTTTGTTATCAGTTATTAcagtcattacatttttaataaatcattccATTTTGACAATACGACTTTAACAATAAACTAGCTGTTCTTTATGTTGCTGACTTGTCATTTTGAAGTCTgtttgtttggtgtgtgtgtgtgtgtgtgtgtgtgtgtgtgtgagctggtatcggaaaaaaaatctaaacgatacccaaccccaTGTATGCCACCGAGGTACAGGGGTACATCATAGGATGATCGCTGAGGGGAACGCCGCTCATTACAGTGGCATAAACCCTGGCTCCTTATGCCACCCATTACGCCAGGACTTCAGCATGGTTGTGACGTCACCATTATACAATATATAGGTAGAAGTGCcacagtgctgttacagtcattccccggctgcaatggtGGTGCAGACTCCCAGAGGGCAGATGCGGAAGACCCAGAAATGCTGACCATTTAGGGccaactgggctttttcaggagggggtcttaaagagacaaGCGCTAAAACGgaacatttcagacagagggtgaatacagatacaataggtttctctatagagctccccctaaaGCTTctgaatagatatttggcagctcctgtttacttgtgtctgactcctctctcggtcatgctttcctagctttgtgcttcttttttgccggctcagccatgacgatagtgtgtaTATTTGCCTAGGGACTTCACTTCCCGACAAGAACCACCAAATAAGGACTTACAGAGCTCCCAATATCCACCACTGTTTGAAGGTTGTAACTCAGAGGAGAGTTAACAGGAGGCAGTCTCATATCGTTAAAGACTACAGCAGTGTTTCCCCTTTTAGTACAGACAATCTTTTTTGTGTTTCCCCTATATTCATTGTGCAGCGACGCCCTGCTGTGAGTCAATGAACGACAAACTGTTCGGTGTTGCGTTTTTAGCTGAACTGGACCAGAGAATATACTGTTAAGTTGAAACAGATctgtgatgctgttttgccctcattgttctACGTGAAGTTTGCTGGAAGTGATGATATGTAGCGTTTTATGTGGAGTGACCACTGCGCAGGACTCCCGTTGAAAAAATAGCCTTataaatgctacattgcttgTAAGGAAATAACGGGAGTAAGTGGCGAACCAGCCTTAAaagggattttattttattttttaaataaaggctGTGCGGTGAATTCATGCCGATATGAAGAGTGGTTCATGTGGATTTCGAAAAGTAACtgataaatatttaaagaaactttaaagtgttacatttaaacatctagctagctaactagcaagCTTGCTTACAGAGGCTAGCTAATGACGCGAATTAAGCTAGCGATAGAGAGTTAACAATTAGcagttagctagcgttagcccgGCGGTGCTCAACTTACCTGTACGCTGCATTCTTTTCCTTGAAGCGGTTTCACGGTAAGGATCATTTTCGATGcgaataaaacaacaacacgtTCAAATGTTAAGCAACTAAATACACTCAAGTAACGTTATTTTGCTAGCTCAAGATAACCACAGGAGTTCTTCTCTTGTCAACGGCCCATCTTCTTCTACCGCAGAAGCGCGCGGCTGCTGCTCTCAGATGACACTACTGCCACCTACTGGCTGGAGTGTTGTATGGCTgaaagaaaatggcaaattattattattctttcttCTGTTTAAGATAATTAGACCATAATTGAATATTAAAGGGAAAAAGGATGATGAAGGAAAACGAAGGCCCTCGCTGGACTTAGGGAtcttaaagtgacaaaaagcaacctttaaaaacataattactCTCTAGTTATTAGCCTactaattattaatattattcatCTTACATTGTCACCAGTTTTTTAAATATAGGCTGTCAGTCTTTGCGTCGGTCTTGTTGTACAAAGCTATGGGCCAGTGTCTTAATTTCCTCCCAAAAATATTTACTACCTATTACACATTTATTAACTATTAAACAGTCAGCAATTGTGACTAGGAGTGAAACACAATCATTGTTGCCCTAACACAATTTTAGCATCATGGTAGCTATATATCTAAGCTTATATATCTATCTCTATAGCTACAATGGAGGGAGAGTAAAAAAAACCTCTTCTCAGTGCACACAGCCAGCTTTTACACTCTTCCACATGAGCGAAATGTCTGGGGGATAAAATGACTGATGCTCCCCGCTCAGTTTGCCGGAGACCTACCTATCCCCTGGGCTCGGAAACACCCCAAAGACCGTCTGACCCAATTGGGATCCAGTCCATGCATTTCTCATTACATCTTCCCGGATGGTCTCTCCACTGTCTTGGTcatgtgattggctgctgtctgtgccGGTGTCTGTGCCCAGCCCTGTGCAGCCCCGAGCAGGAGAGGAGCATCTTTTACTTGAGCGGGTATAGAGGAGATCAACACCTGTCGGGTGACAAACATATTCAGGACAAGCGTGAGAAAGACTTCCACAGCGTCAGACAGGCTGCAGGTGGTACGtgatctgtgcgtgtgtgtgtgtgatgtgaaaaACAGTACggcattatatatactgtatatatatatatattatttttttgtgtgtgtttttacaaacTGTCTATTAGAAACGTTGTTTTCACATTCTAGCAACTCATTCATGTTTTTCAAAAGCTATTATCAGTGCGAATGGCTCCGATCTTTTCTCTTTGCAGGGACGAAGTGTGTGTGACTTAACAGATAATTACCTTCTCTCAATCGGAGGTGTTTTAATTGCAATGGCACCGCTACTTTCTtgccttttcatttcttttcatcgtatttctgtaaagtgtccttgaattcatacagttttttgttttctgtttgtgtgagtgtgaaacattaatgggaaaaaaaaggtaaaatacagacctataaaataaacacattgtcTCTATAATGCATTTGTagcctacatgtatgtatgtgactCCTGGAAACCAAATGAAGTAGaagaagtagcctactgtaagcTATAAAGCAAAGATAGATGTATAGTTTTGATTGCAGGGGAAACTGTGactcatttttttcttcctattcAGCCTGTTGAAAAAGATTGCCAtcaaacatccatccatccatccatccatccatctatctatctatctatctatctatctatctatctatctatctatctatctatctatctatctatctatctatctatctattgtaTTTATCTGCCTGGCTGCttgtatttctgtctgtctattttaAGCATTTATGGGGATATGTTTAAGAAGcatacagtctgtctgtctttctctctcgcttTGAACTGTGTTCAAGTCCAAGTAGAAGCCATTGTACCTTATTGCTTCcttgtttatattattaatattaataatattgttATAAGTGATGGAAGAGATGCAGATGGCTGTCAAGCTTTAAGTTAACTGAGATTGTAGCTGCAAAGGCGGCCTCATTGCAACTCAAAATCAGACAGAAATTGTACATTTAGTCtataaatgtgtatatttgtgtttagAAAGAGCTATATTTGACCTGGTGTTTGCAGGTAATGGGTACCCTTCGGGACCTCCAGTTTGCCCTGCAACTAAAGATTGAGGAGCTTCGCCAGAGGGACACACTAATAGATGAATTAGAGTTAGAGTTGGATACAAAGGATGAACTCATTCGGAGACTGCAGGAGGAACTGGATCGCTACAGAGCCACCGTCTCCCTCCCAGGATCCTCTGCAGCCAGTGCAGGTACAGAACGTGCTCATGAACAGGGCCAGCTGGCCCCTGGTATCTATAGGCAGTATAGGCAGTATAGGTGAATGCTATGTAGTAGGGGTCGAccaatactgttttttcaagggCGATACCAATATTGATTATTAGTAGTTCATGAAAGTgatatttggaaccaatatacatttactgtacagtaaaaatgaaaatctttcagtcaaaatgaaacatttatttcaaactccaacacaaaagtttgtttaaatgatttaaggaattatttaataaaactgaaacTTGAAACTTAATACACCGTcaaaaaaatgaacagaaataGCTTCTTGAAGTTTGAACGTGCTAACAGTGTGTTTGCAGGTGTTGCAGACTGCTAACAGAGCCGTAGCGTCAGGAGTCAAAGTAGCTCACTTTTTAATGAATTCACTTTATTGGTTATCGTTcaaataaaacactgatacagataatctgcaaattgCCAAATATAACCGATAACCGGCCAGGGCTGATAATTGGCTACTATGTAAGGCTGGGCAAATAATCCAAATTGTAATCGCGGTTATGATTTTGGCTCCTCGTGATCAAAAACAGAGTAATCGAGAAATTGAAGGGTTGACAATCGGTGCTTTCTTTAAATATTAACGCAATGAGAGTTTTGAGaaataattgattaaaaaaagtgggtaaaggcaaataataaaacatctagTAAGTTTGGTAAGTTCAAAAAATGACGTGACTTTACtttaatgtagcctttaaaaccaggaaaagacttcacaatatcacaatattacaatatccactatttaagatgatatctagcctcatatgtcgatataatatggatatattgcccagccctaatcctAAACACCAAATTGGGCAGAACCGGCCCCGCTTACAGTTtaaatgtcatattttaaaGCATCAACTGTAGCCTTAAACCTgacttattgtgtgtgtgtttttccctgtAGCATGCTTGGTTCAAAGTGAGGACTCACACAGATCCAACAGGAAAACAGTGATTTCTGAGCCCTTCACTCTGGACCCGGTGACTCTCGCCATGGTTTCACACAGAAGCTGTGACAAAAGCCAGGAGTAAGCACACAGTGTTCTCTCAGCAGCTCTATAACTGAATGTGTCTCTCAAATATTCGAGGCTAGGCTCTCCGACGACTTTCTGCATGATTCAGATACCATTCAAtatttcaaatcattttcaaaCAATGCATGCATTCAACGCATGTATTATAACTTGCCCTTAAATGTTACATCAGTCTCCTCTACCTTCCTTTGTGCCCTCAGGTCCCAGAGGTTGATTGAGGCAGCTTTTTTGAAGAATGACTTGTTGAAGAACCTTGACAAGGGTGAAATCAGAGCCGTCATTGGCTGTATGTATCCCACCACCATCAATCAAGGCTGTTATGTCATCCAGGAGGGGGCCAATGGGGCTCAGGCTTATGTTTTGGAAGGTAAATCGTTGCCTTCTTACAATTGCAAACATGAATTATGCTTGAAGACATTTCCTCTAGATGACAGGTGCTTCAGAACACCAGGATGAAATGGTTGGTGTTATCTTATCTgtttatattaatttattttttttatatctggcTCACATTCCAATTATACGGAAGCATATTGCTGCCAcgcctgaaaaagaaaaacgtatTAGTTTCAgtatcattatttattattaggtGAAAAGTTTATTGCCataacaagatattttcacGTTTTAAAAAGATATTTTCACGTTATTACAACATACAACTCAAGTTAAACAACAcaattttattgttatttcaaTATACCATTTATCAAGTTATAACGATAAATTATCATGTTATTACGTGATCATTTATCTTGTTAAAATCCTGTTTGATTGAAGACACAATGTGGGGGCGGATACATTGCGAAATATGGCTCATATGTATTTGATAAAGTTCTACTTCATGCTTGGGATAATTTATTGCTATAACGTGAAACTTTTCACATAATAACGTGATCAATATTGTAATGAGACATTTTTCTTGTTATAACGTCATACGTTGTACAAACGTGAAAATACCTTTTTATAATGTGAACATATCTTGTTAAAACGTGAacatatcttctttttttttcaattctttttatttcaatttttaaTTGTCATAGTACGTGACATACAGCACACTCCGTGGTGAACAAAGCATAGTGAAAACAGTGTCACTTCCATTTAATTCCCCTACCCACCCACACACCAACCCAGTTCAAACGGGGACACACAGAGAGCCTCCAGTTGAACAAGATCAGTCTCtgagctagcagctagcagagatGTAAACGCCAGGGCCCATCTCAATGCAACAGGGAGGTCAGCATCAGAGGAAATGCCGAAAAAGGCTGAGTAAGGGTTAGGAGGGATAGTGTGATCATAAGCTCTGCTCATGGTGTCAAAAATGCTCATCCAAAAAGTAGTTAATTTAGGGCAAGACCAGAACATATGAGTATGGTTGGCAGGAGACTGGTTACACCTGTTACAGGCATCCCGGACGGTGGAGTATATTTTGGACAATGTTGTGTTTGTATAGTAGGACCTTGTATTGGATTAGGCCATGACGAGCACATATGGAGGAAGAGTGAACCATAGCCACAGCAAGGTCCCATTGTTGGTCCGTAATAGTCACGTTCAGATCGCTCTCCCATGCAGCTTT
This genomic window contains:
- the ubl4a gene encoding ubiquitin-like protein 4A, giving the protein MILTVKPLQGKECSVQVTEDEKVSSVKELVSERLNIPANQQRLLYKGKALADEHRLSDYSIGPEAKLNLVIRPVGERTGASGMAAGSSSSSSSSTHGRVWQTVSTILARHFSPSDAAKVHEQLIKDYERSLRQLSLDDIERLAGRLLHPDTEGMDTSYMD